The following are from one region of the Lacinutrix sp. Bg11-31 genome:
- a CDS encoding LysE family transporter yields the protein MEITITFGIALIVALVGVIPPGLLNMTAAKVSIKEGHTRGLVFSVGVCVIVILQTLIALIFARYLSNHSNVVDIMQRVAFVLFVLITVYFLVVAKKTDKPNVESNVRSKKSRFFQGVLLSALNVFPIPYQAYMAINFVSFNWIKLDPLGITTYVAGAATGTFVMLYIYVFFFEKINSKKIKSQKGMNYTIGIITGVISIITLVNIIKEM from the coding sequence TTGGAGATAACAATAACTTTTGGTATTGCGTTAATAGTAGCTTTGGTAGGTGTAATTCCGCCAGGATTGCTAAACATGACAGCTGCAAAAGTTAGTATAAAAGAAGGGCACACTAGAGGTTTAGTATTCTCTGTTGGTGTTTGTGTAATTGTTATTTTACAAACATTAATAGCGCTCATTTTTGCACGATATTTAAGCAACCATTCAAATGTTGTAGATATTATGCAACGTGTCGCTTTTGTGTTGTTTGTACTCATCACAGTTTACTTTTTAGTTGTCGCTAAAAAAACAGATAAGCCCAATGTCGAGTCTAATGTTAGAAGTAAAAAGAGTCGATTTTTTCAAGGTGTATTATTATCTGCTTTAAATGTATTTCCAATTCCATATCAAGCATATATGGCAATCAATTTTGTGTCTTTTAATTGGATTAAGTTAGATCCACTAGGCATAACAACTTATGTAGCTGGAGCTGCAACCGGAACTTTTGTAATGCTTTATATTTATGTTTTCTTTTTTGAAAAAATAAATAGTAAAAAAATAAAATCTCAAAAAGGCATGAACTATACTATTGGTATTATTACTGGAGTAATTTCAATAATTACTTTAGTAAATATTATTAAAGAGATGTAA
- a CDS encoding NAD(P)/FAD-dependent oxidoreductase has translation MIKTDILIIGAGPTGLFTVFEAGLLKLKCHLIDALPQAGGQCSEIYPKKPIYDIPAYPEILAGDLTHKLLEQCKQFEPGFTLGERAETIDKQEDGSFIVTTNKGTKHQAPVVAIASGLGSFEPRKPLIHNIADFEDKGVEYMIKEPEMYRNKKVVIAGGGDSALDWSIFLSDIASEVTLIHRRNEFRGHLDSVDKVQELKDQGKINLVTPAEIVGILGTDKVKGVVVKQAAHIEKEFELECDHFIPLFGLSPKLGPIANWGLEIEKNAIKVNNALDYQTNIPGIYAIGDGNTYPGKLKLILCGFHEATLMCQSAYQIINPGKRYVLKYTTVSGIDGFDGSRKEAPKAVVKKIE, from the coding sequence ATGATTAAAACAGATATACTTATAATTGGTGCTGGACCAACAGGCTTATTCACAGTTTTCGAAGCAGGTTTGCTAAAACTAAAATGCCATTTAATAGATGCATTACCTCAAGCAGGAGGACAATGTTCAGAGATTTATCCTAAAAAACCCATTTACGATATTCCAGCTTATCCCGAAATTCTTGCAGGAGATTTAACCCACAAGTTACTAGAGCAATGCAAACAGTTCGAACCTGGTTTTACATTAGGAGAACGTGCAGAAACTATAGATAAGCAAGAAGATGGTTCTTTTATTGTTACAACAAATAAAGGAACAAAACACCAAGCTCCAGTTGTGGCAATTGCTAGCGGATTAGGAAGTTTTGAACCTCGTAAACCACTTATTCATAATATTGCAGACTTTGAAGATAAAGGTGTAGAGTATATGATTAAAGAACCAGAAATGTATCGCAACAAGAAAGTTGTTATTGCTGGTGGTGGAGATTCTGCTTTAGATTGGAGTATTTTTTTAAGTGATATCGCTTCAGAAGTTACATTAATACACAGAAGAAATGAGTTTCGTGGACATTTAGATTCTGTAGATAAAGTACAAGAATTAAAAGATCAAGGTAAAATTAACTTAGTCACTCCAGCCGAAATAGTTGGAATTTTAGGAACTGATAAAGTTAAAGGTGTTGTTGTAAAACAAGCCGCACATATAGAAAAAGAGTTCGAGTTAGAATGCGATCACTTTATTCCATTATTTGGATTGTCTCCTAAATTAGGACCAATTGCAAATTGGGGATTAGAGATAGAAAAAAACGCTATTAAAGTAAATAATGCATTAGATTATCAAACAAATATCCCAGGAATTTATGCAATAGGAGATGGTAATACTTATCCAGGGAAATTAAAACTAATTTTATGCGGATTTCATGAGGCAACATTAATGTGTCAATCTGCTTACCAAATAATTAACCCAGGAAAACGCTATGTATTAAAATACACAACAGTTTCTGGTATCGATGGTTTTGATGGTTCAAGAAAAGAAGCGCCAAAGGCAGTTGTAAAGAAAATAGAGTAA
- a CDS encoding Mrp/NBP35 family ATP-binding protein has protein sequence MKITKQDILNALKTITVPGEGQNMVESGAVKNVVTFADEVIVDITIKNPALQARKKTEVEILKVIHEKVYAKAQVKINIKVEAPEKAATNEIKGKSIPGIQNIVAIASGKGGVGKSTVTANLAVTLAKMGFKVGVLDADIYGPSMPIMFDVELEKPLSVTIDGKSKMKPVENYGVKILSIGFFTKPDQAVVWRGPMASKALNQMIFDAAWGALDFLLLDLPPGTGDIHLSIMQSLPITGAVVVSTPQNVALADAKKGVAMFQQESINVPVLGIIENMAYFTPEELPNNKYYIFGKEGAKHLAEDLNVPLLGEIPLVQSIREAGDVGRPAALQTGTPLEKAFETITQNVVQEVVNRNENLPETEAIKITTMAGCSAVKK, from the coding sequence ATGAAAATCACAAAACAAGATATATTAAACGCACTTAAAACTATAACAGTTCCTGGCGAAGGACAAAATATGGTAGAAAGTGGAGCAGTTAAAAATGTAGTTACTTTTGCCGATGAGGTAATAGTAGACATCACAATAAAAAATCCAGCTTTACAAGCACGTAAAAAAACTGAAGTAGAAATACTTAAAGTTATTCACGAAAAAGTGTATGCAAAAGCGCAGGTAAAAATAAACATAAAAGTAGAAGCTCCAGAAAAAGCTGCTACTAACGAAATAAAAGGAAAGTCTATTCCTGGAATTCAAAATATTGTAGCAATAGCTTCTGGAAAAGGAGGTGTTGGGAAATCTACCGTTACAGCAAATTTAGCTGTAACATTAGCAAAAATGGGTTTTAAAGTAGGTGTTTTAGATGCAGATATTTATGGACCATCTATGCCAATTATGTTCGATGTGGAACTAGAAAAACCATTGTCTGTAACAATCGACGGGAAATCTAAAATGAAACCTGTAGAAAATTACGGTGTAAAAATACTATCAATTGGTTTCTTTACTAAACCAGATCAAGCAGTAGTTTGGAGAGGACCAATGGCATCAAAAGCATTAAACCAAATGATTTTCGATGCTGCTTGGGGAGCATTAGATTTCTTACTATTAGACTTGCCTCCAGGAACTGGAGACATCCATTTAAGCATTATGCAATCGCTTCCAATTACAGGAGCAGTTGTTGTTAGTACACCTCAAAATGTAGCATTAGCAGATGCCAAAAAAGGAGTCGCAATGTTTCAACAAGAAAGCATTAATGTTCCAGTTTTAGGAATTATAGAAAACATGGCATACTTTACACCAGAGGAGTTGCCAAATAATAAATATTATATCTTCGGAAAAGAAGGTGCTAAGCATTTAGCCGAAGATTTAAATGTACCACTTTTAGGCGAAATACCTTTAGTGCAGAGCATTCGTGAAGCAGGAGATGTTGGAAGACCAGCAGCTTTACAAACTGGAACACCTTTAGAAAAAGCGTTCGAAACAATTACTCAAAACGTAGTACAAGAAGTAGTAAATAGAAACGAAAATTTACCTGAGACCGAAGCAATAAAAATCACAACAATGGCTGGTTGTTCAGCAGTAAAAAAATAA
- a CDS encoding MGMT family protein: MKPETLNFFQKVYQVAKLIPYGRVTSYGAIGNYLGAPRSARMVGYAMNGSHEKDVPAHRVVNRKGLLTGKHHFDGTNLMQQLLESEGIVVIENQIQDLKTVYWDPSKELL; this comes from the coding sequence ATGAAGCCTGAAACTCTCAATTTCTTCCAGAAAGTGTATCAAGTCGCAAAACTAATTCCTTACGGAAGAGTAACAAGTTATGGAGCCATTGGTAATTATCTTGGAGCACCAAGAAGTGCAAGAATGGTTGGTTATGCAATGAATGGTTCTCACGAAAAAGACGTGCCAGCACATCGCGTTGTCAATAGAAAAGGATTGCTTACAGGAAAGCATCATTTCGATGGCACAAACTTAATGCAACAACTGTTAGAAAGTGAAGGTATTGTTGTTATCGAAAACCAAATTCAAGATTTAAAAACGGTGTATTGGGATCCCTCAAAAGAGTTGTTGTAG
- a CDS encoding glycosyltransferase, translating into MKKKILVAPLNWGIGHATRCIPIINWLLDCNFTPIIASDGDALLLLQKEFPNLESITLPAFNIQYQKKGKNLDLKLFTQLPHILKTLKAERQIIKRIINHHKIDGIISDCRFGIYSKSVPSVIITHQLNVLSGSTTYFSSKLNQLQLKKFKEIWVPDFKNEANLSGRLGHISKKTKLNIKYLGPLSRLNKTEAKTEYDLMVLLSGPEPQRSLLENKLIKELHYYKGSVLFVKGKIETEQTKNITKKFTVYNFMTSEALEKAINSSNIVICRSGYTTVMDLAKLGKHAFFIPTPGQFEQEYLAKRFNTLKLTPTCSQKDFNLNELKKVETFNGLNMEYSTPNLDVLFSLF; encoded by the coding sequence ATGAAGAAAAAAATTCTAGTCGCTCCACTAAATTGGGGAATTGGGCATGCTACAAGATGTATCCCTATAATTAACTGGCTTTTAGATTGTAATTTCACTCCAATTATTGCGAGTGATGGTGATGCTTTGTTGCTACTTCAAAAAGAATTTCCAAACCTAGAATCTATAACATTACCTGCTTTTAATATCCAATATCAAAAAAAGGGAAAGAACTTAGATTTAAAACTATTTACGCAATTACCACATATTTTAAAAACGCTTAAAGCCGAAAGACAAATTATTAAACGCATTATTAACCATCATAAAATTGATGGTATAATATCTGATTGTCGTTTTGGTATTTATAGTAAAAGTGTTCCGTCTGTAATTATTACACACCAATTAAATGTATTAAGTGGTAGCACTACTTATTTTAGTTCGAAATTAAATCAGCTTCAGCTTAAAAAATTTAAAGAAATTTGGGTTCCCGATTTTAAAAATGAAGCTAATTTAAGTGGACGACTTGGGCATATTTCAAAAAAAACAAAACTAAACATTAAGTATTTAGGACCTTTAAGCCGGCTTAATAAAACGGAAGCTAAAACGGAGTACGATCTCATGGTACTATTGTCCGGTCCAGAACCACAACGCTCTTTATTAGAGAATAAACTAATAAAGGAGTTACACTATTATAAAGGTTCTGTTTTATTTGTAAAAGGAAAAATTGAAACTGAGCAAACTAAAAATATAACGAAAAAGTTTACTGTTTATAATTTTATGACTTCTGAAGCTTTAGAGAAAGCAATAAACAGCAGCAATATTGTAATCTGTCGTTCTGGTTATACTACAGTTATGGATTTAGCAAAATTAGGAAAGCACGCTTTTTTTATACCAACACCAGGACAATTTGAACAAGAATATTTGGCAAAACGTTTTAACACTTTAAAACTTACACCTACTTGCTCTCAAAAAGATTTTAATTTAAATGAATTAAAGAAAGTAGAAACTTTTAATGGATTAAATATGGAATACAGCACTCCAAATCTTGATGTATTATTTAGTCTTTTCTAG
- a CDS encoding acyl-CoA dehydrogenase family protein: MKPDLFEAPDYYNLDELLTEEHKLVRDAAREWVKRDVSPIIEEAAQKAEFPKSIISGLAEIGAFGPYIPEEYGGAGLDQISYGLIMQEIERGDSGVRSTASVQSSLVMYPIWKYGNEAQRQKYLPKLASGEWIGSFGLTEPDHGSNPSGMVTNFKDMGDHYLLNGAKMWISNSPFCNIAVVWAKDESGRIHGLVVERGMEGFTTPETHNKWSLRASATGELIFDNVKVPKENLLPNKSGLGAPLGCLDSARFGIAWGAIGAAMDCYDTALRYSKERIQFGKPIGQFQLQQKKLAEMITEITKAQLLAWRLGVMRENGTATSAQISMAKRNNVDMALTIARDARQMLGGMGISGEYSIMRHMMNLESVVTYEGTHDIHLLITGLDVTGLNAFK, encoded by the coding sequence ATGAAGCCAGATTTATTTGAAGCACCAGATTATTACAATCTTGACGAACTTTTAACAGAAGAGCATAAACTAGTACGTGACGCAGCCAGAGAATGGGTTAAGCGTGACGTTTCACCTATTATTGAAGAAGCTGCTCAAAAAGCTGAATTTCCAAAATCTATTATTAGTGGATTGGCAGAAATTGGTGCTTTTGGACCTTATATACCTGAAGAATATGGTGGAGCAGGATTAGACCAGATTTCTTATGGTTTAATTATGCAAGAAATTGAGCGTGGAGATAGTGGTGTAAGAAGTACTGCGTCTGTACAATCGTCTTTAGTTATGTACCCAATCTGGAAATACGGAAACGAAGCACAACGCCAAAAATACCTTCCAAAATTAGCTAGTGGTGAATGGATTGGAAGTTTTGGCTTAACAGAACCAGATCATGGATCTAACCCAAGCGGAATGGTAACAAACTTTAAGGACATGGGTGACCATTATCTTTTAAATGGTGCAAAAATGTGGATCTCGAATTCACCATTTTGTAACATCGCTGTTGTTTGGGCAAAAGACGAAAGTGGACGTATTCATGGTTTAGTGGTGGAACGTGGCATGGAAGGCTTTACAACACCCGAAACACATAACAAATGGTCTCTTAGAGCAAGTGCTACTGGAGAACTTATTTTTGATAATGTAAAAGTGCCTAAGGAAAATTTATTACCTAACAAATCTGGATTAGGAGCACCTTTAGGATGCTTAGATTCTGCTCGTTTTGGTATTGCTTGGGGAGCTATTGGTGCTGCTATGGATTGTTACGATACTGCGCTACGTTATAGTAAAGAACGTATTCAATTTGGTAAGCCAATTGGACAGTTTCAGTTGCAACAAAAGAAATTAGCCGAAATGATTACCGAAATCACAAAAGCACAATTATTAGCTTGGAGATTGGGTGTAATGCGTGAGAATGGAACTGCAACTTCTGCACAAATTTCTATGGCAAAACGTAATAATGTAGATATGGCTTTAACTATTGCTCGTGATGCTAGACAAATGCTAGGTGGCATGGGTATTAGTGGAGAATATTCTATTATGAGGCACATGATGAACCTAGAAAGCGTAGTAACTTATGAAGGTACACACGATATTCATTTACTTATTACTGGACTAGACGTTACTGGCTTAAACGCCTTCAAATAG
- a CDS encoding tRNA1(Val) (adenine(37)-N6)-methyltransferase, translated as MNKPFKFKQFAVNQDQCALKIGTDGVLLGAWASIEKQPFATLDIGAGTGILSLMLAQRCDAEVIDALEIDELAYEQCVDNFEGSPWSDRLFCYHADLAEFTEEIEDKYDLIICNPPFYAEDYKTENKQRDLARFQDAMPFEHLVDSVSKLLIEDGTFCTIIPFNEEAKFIALASVVNIKANKITRVRGTNDSGIKRSLIAMSFRESDIKINELVIENARHDYTEDYMNLTKDFYLKM; from the coding sequence ATGAATAAACCTTTTAAATTTAAACAATTCGCAGTCAACCAAGACCAATGCGCTTTGAAAATTGGCACAGATGGTGTTTTGCTTGGCGCTTGGGCTTCAATAGAAAAACAGCCTTTTGCAACTTTAGATATTGGAGCAGGAACAGGCATCCTTTCTTTAATGTTAGCACAACGCTGTGACGCAGAAGTTATTGATGCTTTAGAAATAGACGAACTGGCTTACGAGCAATGTGTTGACAATTTTGAAGGCTCGCCTTGGAGCGACAGATTGTTTTGTTACCATGCAGATTTAGCAGAATTCACAGAAGAGATTGAGGACAAATACGATCTTATTATTTGCAATCCACCTTTCTATGCTGAAGATTACAAAACCGAAAATAAACAACGTGATTTAGCACGCTTTCAAGATGCGATGCCTTTTGAACATTTGGTAGATAGCGTTTCGAAATTACTAATCGAGGATGGTACGTTTTGTACTATTATTCCGTTTAATGAAGAAGCTAAATTTATTGCATTAGCTTCAGTTGTAAATATAAAAGCTAATAAAATCACTCGTGTTCGAGGCACTAATGACTCAGGAATAAAACGTTCTTTAATCGCAATGTCTTTCCGCGAAAGCGATATAAAAATTAACGAACTCGTTATTGAAAACGCACGACACGACTACACTGAAGACTATATGAATTTGACCAAAGATTTTTATCTTAAAATGTGA
- a CDS encoding cell wall metabolism sensor histidine kinase WalK: MEMKKTYKFAFKTSLHITAVLTLAMSIFLYAFYTINWFHLLLFACVCYGLAFSVIQYRAQNFIYKRINKIYEDLTLLESTTYRKRPVTTDMATLTAEIDRFARDKKIEIETLKIREEYRKEFLGNVSHELKTPLFTVQGYLETLIDGAAEDEKIREKYLDRASKGVERLVYIVKDLDMITKLEAGDVRIQTESFNIIELIESVFDLFEMKAAKKKITLTLDRSYLKPILVKADKDKIQQVLTNLVVNSIKYGKEKGTTEISVDNLIKNKVIVRVTDNGEGVIKENIPRLFERFFRVDKSGSRKEGGSGLGLAIVKHIIEAHDEKIYIESEFGVGSEFSFTLEKTK; the protein is encoded by the coding sequence ATGGAAATGAAAAAGACCTATAAATTTGCTTTTAAAACGTCGTTGCACATTACTGCTGTATTAACGTTAGCTATGAGTATCTTTTTATATGCTTTTTATACTATAAATTGGTTTCATCTTTTATTATTTGCTTGTGTTTGTTACGGTTTAGCCTTTTCTGTAATTCAATATCGCGCTCAAAATTTTATTTATAAGCGTATTAATAAAATATACGAAGACCTTACACTTTTAGAGTCTACAACTTATAGAAAAAGACCTGTTACTACAGATATGGCAACACTTACTGCCGAGATAGATAGGTTTGCTAGAGATAAAAAAATTGAAATTGAAACGCTTAAAATTCGAGAAGAATACCGAAAAGAGTTTTTAGGAAATGTATCTCACGAATTAAAAACACCACTATTTACAGTGCAAGGTTATCTTGAAACACTAATTGATGGTGCTGCAGAAGATGAAAAAATAAGAGAAAAATACCTCGATAGGGCAAGCAAAGGCGTAGAAAGACTAGTCTATATTGTAAAAGATTTAGATATGATTACTAAACTTGAGGCTGGAGATGTTCGTATTCAAACAGAATCTTTTAATATTATTGAGTTAATAGAAAGTGTTTTCGATTTGTTTGAAATGAAAGCAGCAAAAAAGAAAATAACGCTCACTTTGGATAGGAGTTATTTAAAGCCTATTCTAGTAAAAGCAGACAAAGATAAAATACAACAAGTACTCACAAATTTAGTGGTAAACTCTATTAAATACGGTAAAGAAAAAGGGACTACAGAGATTAGTGTAGACAATCTTATTAAAAATAAAGTTATTGTTCGTGTTACAGATAATGGAGAAGGTGTAATAAAGGAGAATATTCCAAGATTGTTCGAACGTTTTTTTAGAGTAGATAAAAGTGGCTCTAGAAAAGAAGGTGGTTCTGGTTTAGGCTTAGCTATCGTAAAACATATAATCGAAGCACACGACGAAAAAATCTACATTGAAAGCGAATTTGGTGTTGGTAGCGAGTTTTCTTTTACACTAGAAAAGACTAAATAA
- the rimM gene encoding ribosome maturation factor RimM (Essential for efficient processing of 16S rRNA), producing the protein MTKEECFFLGKIVKKYSFKGELLIKLDTDEPNLYDNLDAIFIDLRGNLIPFFIERSQLHKSELLRVKFEDVDVEADADALMKCECYLPLTFLPELEDDKFYFHEIIGFKVEDKNFGNVGIIKGVNDSTSQSLFEIDRDGIEILIPMNDEFISKVDKVNKIIFVDTPEGLIDLYLEE; encoded by the coding sequence ATGACTAAAGAAGAGTGTTTTTTTTTAGGTAAAATTGTTAAAAAATATAGTTTTAAAGGCGAGTTGTTAATAAAACTAGATACAGACGAACCTAATTTATACGACAATCTAGATGCTATTTTTATAGATTTACGTGGTAATTTGATTCCGTTTTTTATTGAGCGCTCTCAATTACATAAAAGCGAATTGCTTCGTGTAAAATTTGAAGATGTCGATGTTGAAGCAGATGCTGATGCGTTAATGAAATGCGAATGTTATCTACCTTTAACTTTTCTACCAGAATTAGAGGACGATAAATTTTACTTTCATGAAATTATTGGCTTTAAAGTAGAAGATAAAAACTTTGGAAACGTTGGTATTATAAAAGGCGTTAACGATTCTACTTCTCAGTCTCTTTTTGAAATAGATAGAGATGGTATTGAAATTTTAATACCAATGAATGATGAATTTATTTCGAAAGTAGATAAAGTGAATAAAATTATTTTTGTTGACACTCCAGAAGGTTTGATCGACTTGTATCTTGAGGAATAA
- the trmB gene encoding tRNA (guanosine(46)-N7)-methyltransferase TrmB, with protein sequence MGSKNKLKRFNENETFSNVYQPKRDDLVGTDYEMKGHWNEKHFKNNNPLILELGCGKGEYSVNLAKKYPNKNFIGVDIKGARFWRGAKTGIEENIPNVAFLRTQIELIDHAFAENEVDEIWITFPDPQIKYKRTKHRMTNSEFLERYKKILKEDGIMNLKTDSEFMHGYTLGLLHGAGHEVLYANHNVYKQEGSPEEVTSIQTHYESIYLEQNKPITYIRFKIK encoded by the coding sequence GTGGGAAGTAAAAATAAGCTTAAGCGATTTAACGAAAACGAAACGTTCTCTAACGTATACCAACCTAAACGAGACGATTTAGTTGGTACAGATTACGAAATGAAAGGCCATTGGAACGAGAAACATTTTAAAAATAACAATCCGTTAATTTTAGAATTAGGCTGTGGAAAAGGAGAATACTCTGTAAATCTTGCCAAAAAATATCCAAACAAAAACTTTATAGGTGTAGATATTAAAGGTGCACGTTTTTGGAGAGGAGCAAAAACAGGAATCGAAGAAAATATTCCAAATGTTGCTTTTTTAAGAACACAAATAGAACTTATCGATCATGCATTTGCAGAAAATGAAGTCGATGAAATCTGGATTACCTTCCCAGACCCACAAATAAAATATAAGCGTACAAAACACAGAATGACAAATTCTGAGTTCTTAGAACGCTATAAAAAGATTTTAAAAGAAGATGGTATAATGAACCTAAAAACCGATAGCGAGTTTATGCACGGTTATACACTTGGGTTATTACATGGTGCAGGACACGAAGTCTTATATGCAAACCATAATGTATACAAACAAGAAGGAAGTCCAGAAGAAGTAACAAGCATTCAAACACACTACGAAAGCATCTATTTGGAACAAAACAAACCAATTACGTATATTAGATTCAAAATTAAATAA
- a CDS encoding metallophosphoesterase family protein codes for MFSSKKRLDRAYKEAKIVEFDNNSKIILFSDCHRGDNSFADDFANNRNIYFHALKHYFAEGFNYCEIGDGDELWENLSFESILNAHKNIYMLMKLFHKDNRLHMIWGNHDMVYRNPEYVKKHLSTYFDAKTGEDVELFKDIKYHEGIVLKHCKTDQEVFLTHGHQADWWNYTFWKWSRFMVRLLWKPLNVMGVADPTSPAKNYKELIKVERRTKKWITENNNLITIVGHTHRPRFPEPGDIPFFNDGSCVHPRSITGIEIENGEISLIKWQISTSDDGALKIVRVLLEGPIALENYRAD; via the coding sequence ATGTTTTCATCTAAAAAAAGATTAGATCGTGCTTATAAAGAAGCTAAAATTGTCGAGTTTGACAATAATTCTAAAATTATATTATTCAGCGATTGCCATCGTGGAGATAATAGTTTTGCAGACGATTTTGCTAACAACCGAAACATCTACTTTCATGCTTTAAAACATTATTTTGCTGAAGGCTTTAACTATTGCGAAATTGGTGATGGCGATGAGCTTTGGGAAAACCTCTCATTCGAATCTATTTTAAATGCACATAAAAATATCTATATGCTTATGAAGCTATTTCATAAGGACAATAGACTACACATGATTTGGGGAAACCATGATATGGTTTACCGAAACCCAGAATATGTAAAAAAGCATTTATCGACTTATTTTGATGCTAAAACTGGTGAAGATGTCGAATTATTTAAAGACATTAAATACCATGAAGGTATTGTTTTAAAACACTGCAAAACAGACCAAGAAGTGTTTTTAACACATGGTCATCAAGCGGATTGGTGGAACTATACGTTTTGGAAATGGAGTAGGTTTATGGTTCGCTTACTATGGAAACCTCTAAATGTTATGGGAGTTGCAGATCCTACTAGTCCTGCAAAAAACTACAAAGAGCTTATTAAAGTAGAACGTAGAACTAAAAAGTGGATTACAGAGAATAACAATTTAATTACTATTGTTGGTCATACGCACAGACCTCGTTTTCCTGAACCTGGAGATATTCCCTTTTTTAACGATGGTAGTTGTGTGCATCCAAGAAGTATAACTGGTATTGAAATAGAAAATGGCGAAATCTCACTTATTAAATGGCAAATATCCACAAGCGATGATGGTGCTTTAAAAATTGTTCGCGTGTTGCTAGAAGGACCTATTGCTTTGGAGAATTATAGGGCTGATTAA
- a CDS encoding 2Fe-2S iron-sulfur cluster-binding protein, with the protein MEQDINITVTDREGEVHKILAPTDMAMNLMEVVRSYEIAPEGTIGICGGMAMCASCQCYVTSDTKLPEMQDDEEAMLSEAFHVKENSRLGCQIQMTPEMEGLVVELAPES; encoded by the coding sequence TTGGAACAAGACATAAACATTACAGTTACAGATAGAGAAGGAGAGGTTCATAAAATTCTTGCACCAACAGATATGGCAATGAATTTAATGGAAGTTGTACGTTCTTACGAGATCGCTCCAGAAGGTACCATAGGTATTTGTGGAGGCATGGCAATGTGTGCTTCTTGCCAATGTTATGTAACAAGTGATACGAAGCTTCCAGAAATGCAAGACGATGAAGAGGCTATGCTTAGCGAGGCTTTTCACGTTAAAGAGAATTCGCGTTTAGGTTGCCAAATACAAATGACTCCAGAAATGGAAGGTTTAGTTGTCGAGTTAGCTCCAGAGTCTTAA
- a CDS encoding NifU family protein: MSGEELRLNVEKALDEIRPFLQSDGGDISLLSIEDDKIVKVQLEGACVGCSVNQMTLKSGVEMTIKKYAPQIEAVINVEA, translated from the coding sequence ATGAGCGGAGAAGAACTAAGATTGAATGTAGAGAAAGCCCTCGACGAAATTCGTCCGTTTTTACAAAGCGATGGTGGTGATATTTCATTATTGTCTATTGAGGACGATAAAATAGTAAAAGTACAATTAGAAGGCGCTTGCGTTGGTTGTAGTGTAAACCAAATGACACTAAAATCTGGTGTAGAAATGACTATTAAAAAATACGCGCCTCAAATCGAAGCAGTTATTAATGTTGAAGCTTAA